TCAACCAGGTGGGCAGGGCCGCCGCTGCCGGGAGCCAGTGTGCAGGAGGCCGGAGCAAGGCTGGGGACTAGGCCAGGGACTAGGCCGTGGCTTTGTGGGACCCGCTGAGCTGGcctgcccacccaccccgcccctgccctctAGTTCTCAGGTCCCAGCGCCGAGCAGATGCGGAAGACCTACTCGGAGTTCTGCAGCCGCCACACCAAGGCCTTAAAGCTCTACAAGGAGCTGTGCGCGCGCGACAAGCGGTTCCAGCAGTTCATCCGGGTGAGCGGACCTGGCGCTGCCAGCCGACCCCATGGCCCGAACCCCGCCTGCCCATTCTGGGGGCCATGGCGCGCTGCTGCTGGCTCAGCCGGTTCCCACCAGCCCCTGTGGCGTGTGTCAGTGATAACCCCCTCCTCCGCCAGCGATAATCCCTGTTCACTCCTTGGTCTGGTTGGTCCTCATCCTCAACCCAGGGGGTGCGCTCCCCATTCCCAGGCACAGTCACCTAAGGCCATGGGAGGGCACCGGTGCTTGGGCTCCAAGGGCATGTTCTTGGACCCCCTCCCCGCACGCACCAGCCCTGAGCCCCGCCTGTGCCCTTGCAGAAGGTGACGCGGTCCGCGGTGCTGAAGCGGCATGGGGTGCAGGAGTGCATCCTGCTGGTGACCCAGCGCGTCACCAAGTACCCGGTGCTCATCAGCCGCATCCTGCAGCACTCCCACGGTGAGGGCGGGGCGCTCCCGGTGACCCAGGTCGGGGCGGGAGGGGCACCAACTGGCTGCGCCTCATGCTGCCCCCCGCGCAGGGCCCGAGGAGGAACGCCAGGACCTGACCACGGCCCTGGGGCTGGTGAAGGAGCTGCTGTCCAACGTGGACCAGGATGTGCACGAGCTGGAGAAGGGGGCTCGCCTGCAGGAGATCTACCACCGCATGGACCCGCGGGCGCAGGCCCCGGTGCCCGGCAAGGGCCCGTTCGGCCGGGAGGAGCTCCTGCGACGCAGGCTCATCCACGACGGCTGCCTCCTGTGGAAGACGGCGACCGGCCGCTTCAAAGGTGAGTGCGTGGCGAGTGGAGGCCCCGTGgcgtgtggggagggaggggcctcCAGCCTGCGCCACTTGTCTGCACAGGGGGGCATCTGGGGAGATGCGGTCTGGGGGCCGGCAGCGAAGTCCAAATCCCGTATTTCCACCCGTGGGCCACACGGGGCTTCCCTGCCAGGATGGGCCCCTGGGTGCCCGGAGAGCTACCGGTTTGACGAGGACAGAGAATCTCCACGATGGGGGTGGGGCGAGAGTGGGGCACCTAGCAGGGCTCCAGAATGGGCCTCGGGGAGACAGCCAGGAAAGCCCGGGCAGGAAGCTGAGCCGGAGGAGTCCAGGAGGGACGGAGCAGACAGAGCAGAGGGGACTGGGGTGGGGCCGGGGCCACAGTTTCCCATCCTCGTTCCCCAGACCCGCTGGCCGCGTCTTTCCCACCTAGAGCAAGGCCAAGAGAGCAGCAGGCCTGGGCTTGGGGTGTGAGCCTGCCTGAGCCCCGTCCGCTGCCGTGAAATCCCCTCTCCACGGGCTGGGGGATGGCAGTGCCGACgggtcccttccttcctccctgtttctctctttcccatccCTCCCACGCAGCAGCTAAGAATATAAACCCCGGCGTTAAAAATAGCAAGGCTGGAGAGCTTTATTTCTGAAGCATTTAGCAAAAGCCCTCCCCTCTGTGTGCCCACAGTTTAGTAAGCTCTCCAAGGACAGCGGGAGAGCATGTGCTCTCTTGACTGTGACCTCTGAGTTCTAGGGACTTGACCTTTAGtggcccccccgccccgcaccagTGTTGAGGTGGGGGCCTCAGGATCAGCGCGGCAGGAGGGCGGGGCGGAGGAGGGCGGAGGAGGCGGCTGTGGGGTCCAGGGAGCTGGGGTCACTGCTGCGGGAGGGAGGCATGAGAAGCCCCATCCGCTTCGGGCCGAGGGATTTCAGGGCGCGCAGCTGGAAAGCTCTGCCGTTAGCTGTGAGGTGGGGAAGCCCCTCCTGCTCTGGGAATGCTTTGGACCCTCACAAAAATTCTGCACCCCCTCACCCGGAAAGATACCTGTGCGTGTCGTATTCCTGAGTAAAAATACACCACCTCGGGAGGTTTGCAGAGCCTCCGCGGCCTGGCGGGGGACTCGCTTGGGGTCTCTAGTCCCCAGGTGAACCAACCAGCCTCGGCTGGGTGAAGACGGTTTTCCTCCGATGCCCTGGTGACCCCTTCCCGGCTCCTCGAGCCGAGGTGCTCTTCAAGCTCGTAGGAAGGGCACATTTCCCCCTGGCGCCCCTGAGCTGGAAGGGACGGGCAGgcgggagctgcagagggaggccGAAGCCGTCCAAGGGGGGAGAGGCCGGGAAGAGAGTCGTCGGGGCCCCTGAGGAGGCGGCTAGCTGCTGCCCCGGCCTCTGACACGGCCCGCCCTCCCTTCAGACGTCCTGATGCTGCTGATGACGGACGTGCTGCTGTTCCTGCAGGAGAAGGACCAGAAGTACATTTTTCCCGCCCTGGTGagctcttcctccccctctcgcCACAGACAGGGCTCACAGgccctttttcctttcctactcaGGCCGGAATCCCCCAGAGCCCGACAGTCAGGATTGTAATTATTACTACAGTACCGTGAGGAGTAAAAACAGCTAATACTGTGCACGGACACTTACGTGCTATGGGGAAGGCCCGGCATGATCCCTTTTTCGTAGACAAGGAAAGTAAACCTTAaaggtgtttgggtttttttccccccagtttatttgtttatttatgttattattatttttaaagacttcatttattcatttgggagagagagatcaagagcaggggagcagcagaggcagaggagaagctgactccctgctgggcagggaacgggatacagggcttgatctcaggaccctagatcatgacctgagctgaaggcaaatgcttaaatgactgagccacccaggcgcccctgagtttatttattttctagtaatctctacccccaacgtggggcttgaacccacaaccccaagatcaagagtcacacagtcCCCCGCCTGAGCTGGCCGGGCGCCCCAATAAACCTTAATGTCAGTGAATCTGTCAGAGGTTATGGGTGCTCCCAAGTGCCCTCTGGCCGTGCCAGAGCTGGGGCTCTGGAGTCCCTCAGGTACTGCAGAAAGACCGAAGACCAGAGACCCCAGGTCAGGTTCCCGGGCTGAGTCCTTCCTTTCTGACCCGCAGGACAAGCCCTCCGTGGTATCGCTGCAGAATCTGATTGTGCGGGACATTGCCAACCAGGAGAAAGGGATGTTCCTGATCAGCGCCGCGCCCCCGGAGATGTACGAGGTCCACACGGCGTCCCGGGATGACCGGAGCACCTGGATCCGCGTCATTCAGCAGAGCGTGcgcgtgtgagtgtgtgcgtggcCTCCAGGATCCCGCCGCTTCGGGCCCTGCCACAGCACTCCCTGGGGGAGAACCCAGGGTTCAGAGGGGGAGGAACACGGAGGCCCTGGGGCTGGAAAGGTCATCTGTGCCGTCACACTGAGTGTGTCTTGTGCCATGACACCCCCGAGCGCTTCTTGGGAGTGGGAGTCCCGCAGTGTCCCACCTGGCGGCCGGCAGGACACCCACAGGGACAGGAGCACCTGAGGCTGCGGCAGTGGGCTGTTGCTGGGACCGTGTtgcattttacctttattttctaaaaactaaTGGGAAAGGAAACGAAATCCCTGAGACTAGAGCCCAACCCCACACAGTCGAGGCAAGAAGGGACCTGTCCCATGTGCTGAGGCTGCggacttccagcttctgggggaGACACGTGGGATTTGAGACCCTCGATGGAGCTTCTTTGTAATCTGCGTGCGAAACGTTCAAAACAGATTCTTGAAGATTATGCCAAAAAGAAACTCAATCGGGATATTTCTCGGTTCTTTTAGCATTAGAAACGGGTTTTTTCCACTCGGTAACGTGTgagtttttgttttacttctgcGATTCAGACTTTTGAACCAATTTTTGAGAAACGCACACGAAGCAGGACATCGGCGACTCTAGGAGAATCGTGCCAAATCCCGTCCGGCCACACGCAGGCCCGTGGGGGCCTCTGTTAGCATATTGATATTTCTCATCATGAAAATTACAGTTCATACTTTCTGATCAATGTCTCGAGCTTCTGCCGTGTTCGGAGCATTGCTAGACTTTTCATTTTagttctaacaacaacaacaaaaacagtgaagaagatatcatacccattttaaagatgtgaaGTAGAGGTTGCCGCCTGGTAAATAGCGGGGCCAGGATTTGGGCCCAGTTGGCTTCATGCCAAGCCCTGTGGTGTCCGTCCTTGCGATGCGACCCCCGCAGGTGGCCTGTGGAGGGGCATACAGACCAGGAAATTGGGATGATGGGCGTGAAGAAAAGCAGGGGTTTGGGTGTGAGCAAAGCCAGCGCTTGGGGCTGGAGAATCTTCCAGGGAAGGACTATGTTCAGGAAGGAGGCTGATTCCTGATCCCTCGACCCGCCCAACCTCACCCCACTCTTACTTACCCTTTAGGTGCCCATCCAGAGAGGACTTCCCCCTGATTGAGACAGAGCACGAGGCTTACCTGCGCCGAATCAAGAGTGAGTCTGCCCACAGAGCTCACCAAGTAAATTATAATGCATCCCCATGACGGATGGTAGCAGGCCTGGTTCGAGGGTCAGTGCTGGGGAGGACTGATGCAGACCCATGACCAGAAGGGATTGTGGAGGGAAAAGAGCAAGGCTGAGCACGGCATAGGGTGTATGCTACCTCTGGCGTAAAAATAACGGggataggtgtgtgtgtgtcacatgtgttgtgtgtgtgtgtgtacacatgtgtgtaatATCTCCGAAAGGGGAGCTGGGAGGACCAGGGTGGAGACATTAATCTACTTTTTAGACTTTTATTAGAGTATGAACTAACTGCtatataaaaataccaacaggggcgcctgggtggctcagcggggtAAAGCCTGCTGCAGGATGCCGTCCGTGAGGGTGACGGAGCCCTGAGAGGGAGTCCAGCgccataaaatctttatttaaaaaaaaaaaaaaaagaccaacaaaaatcagttggttttttttttttttttttaaaattttttttttttttttttcagacagagatcacaagtaggcagaaaggcaggcagaggttggggagggggagcaggctcgtcgctgagcagaaagcctgatgtggggcttgatcccaggaccctgagttcatgacctgagccgaaggcagaggctttaatccactgagccacccaggcgccccaataaataaaatctttatttaaaaaaaggaaaaaagaaagttcatACATTACTTTTCCCAaacaagggttttctttttcataaatgccCCAAATCCAGAATTAAATACTACCActcagcccagccctgggcccccagccctggggctgcCCTTCCAGCTTGGCTTTCTGGCTNNNNNNNNNNNNNNNNNNNNNNNNNNNNNNNNNNNNNNNNNNNNNNNNNNNNNNNNNNNNNNNNNNNNNNNNNNNNNNNNNNNNNNNNNNNNNNNNNNNNggcccctggggaggggaggcggggtcccgccccccccccccccccccccccccccacgcgccacccccggcccccccctccccccggccccccccccccccccgccctcccctcctccatcaGCCCCTGCCGTGTGCTCATCTGTCCCCATATCCACAGTGGAGCTTCAACAGAAAGACCAGGCCTTGGTTGAGCTGCTGCAGGAGAAGGTCGGGCTGTTTGCCGAGATGACCCATTTCCAGGTGGACGAGGATGGTGGCGGCTTGACCCTGCCTACCCTACCCAGGGGCCTTTTCCGCTCCGAGTCCCTGGAGTGCCCCCGCGGAGAGCGGCTGCTGCAGGATGCCATCCGGGAGGGTGAGGGAGCCCTGAGGGGGAGTCCAGCGCCATCGCTCGGGCTAGACCGGGGCACGGCCCCACTGTCCCTAAACTCCCTGTGGCACCCGGTGGGgggaaggctggggaggaggctggtCCTTGCTGCTGTCGGACACCTTGTCCTCCGTACATTTGTGCTGCCCTTTCAGTGTCCTTCGGTGACCTTTGCCTTGTGCAGGGTGGAATGAGTGGGGTCCCCGGGGTGCCTGACGGCTGCGTGGGCCTTGGGTGGAAGGCGCCCTGTGGTTCCCTGCAGGGTTCCGTGGGGCTCCCCCGCTTACCTCCCCCCTTCCCCGTAGTGGAGGGTCTGAAAGACCTCCTGGTGGGGCCCGGAGTGGAGCTGCTCCTGACAGCCCGGGAACCAGCCTTGCCCGGGGACCTCGACAGCGGCGGTAGCACAAGTCCTGGGGTCACTGCCAGTGAGTGCCTGGGCTGGGGCCatggtggtgggtgggagggagggcctGGCCCCGGGGACCAGAGCTCAGCCCGTGCTCTCCGCTCTCCGCAGATGGTGAGGCCGGAACCTTCAATGGCTCCACTGAGCTCTGCGGAACCGACTCGGACTCCAGCCGGAAGGTGGGCCTCCCGCAGGTGTGAGCGCTGGCCGGGGGCAGGAGGGGCCAAGGGCCTGTGGACCCCTGACACAGAGCTGTGGGGGACAGGTGCCTGCGACTCCCGTCCTTGCCTCTCTTTGCAGGACCGGAACGGAAATCAGCTGAGAGCCCCCCAGGAGGTGAGGTGGGAAGCTGCTGGCGGAGCCCCCCAAAGGGCGGGCCTTTTGCCTGAGAAATGCGAGCCCAGTGCGGGGTGGCGGTGGGGAGAGCGGACGTCTGAGAGCGTCTGCAGGCCTGCTGGCCCCAGACCCACATTCAGTCACCTTCTGGCCAGCTCTCCCATCCCGAGGCTTGGGCCCTgtccccaccctctcctctgtcctcaggAAGCGCTGCAGCGACTGGTCAATCTCTATGGGCTTCTGCACGGCCTCCAGGTCAGCGGGGCCGGGGCTGGACCGGGCAGGGGAGGAGCCTGAGCGGGGCCGCCTGTCCACCGGGGTGGCGCGTTGCGTGGCCCTGGCCCGGGCCTCGGGGCCCCCGCAGCGAGGGCTCTGACGCACCCGCGGGGCCCCCCTCGCCCGCAGGCGGCCGTGGCGCAGCAGGACACGCTGATGGAGGCGCGGTTCCCCGAGGGCCCCGAGCGGCGGGAGAAGCTGGCGCGCGCCAACTCCCGGGACGGGGAGGCCGGCCGCGCCGcgcccgcgccgcccgcgccCGACAAGCAGGCCACCGAGCTGGCGCTCCTGCAGCGACAACACGCGCTGCTGCAGGAGGAGCTGCGGCGCTGCCGGCGGCTGGGCGAGGAGCGCGCCACCGAGGCGGGCAGCCTGGAGGCGCGGCTCCGCGAGAGCGAGCAGGCGCGCGCGCGGCTGGAGCGCGAGGCCGAGGAGGCCCGCAGGCAGCTGGCCGCGCTGGGCCACAGCGAGCCGCCCCCGGCCGAGGCGCCCTGGGCGCGCAGACCGCTGGACCCGCGGCGCCGCAGCCTCCCCGCGGGCGACGCCCTGTACCTGAGCTTCACGCCCCCGCAGGTAAGGGAGCGGGCGCTGGCGGGGGGCGCTGGCGGGGGGGTGCGCGGGGGCTGCCCCCGAGGGGGCGGGCGTCGGCGCCCCCGGGGGCGCGAGGCCGCGGCCGGACAGCTGGGGAGGCGACCGCGGCGCCGGCGGGGCATGGGTGCTGCGGGCCCGGCCGAGCTCACTCCCCGGCCCGCTGCCTTTCCTGCCGGACCGTCACAGCCCAGCCGAGGCCACGAGCGCCTGGATTTGTCTGTGACCATTCGCTCTGTCCATCGACCCTTTGAGGACCGAGAGAGGCAGGACCTGGGCAGCCCCGAGGAGCGGCTGCAGGACAGCAGCGACCCGGACACGGGCAGCGAGGAGGAGGGGGGCTGCCGCCTGTCCCCGCCCCACAGTCCGCGAGGTGAGGCCCGAATGGCCGTCGGGGGGGTGCTGCCGGGACGCTTAGGGGGGCCCGCCATCACATCTGAGGTGCCGGTGACTCTTGGGACGGACACACGAGACACACCTGCGGCCTTTCCCGGAGCAGAGCGGGGAGTGGAGCTCTAGGAACCAAAGGAGGTAGCAGACCCCGCAGTAAGTCTGTGATgtcagccttttctttttcttttttaaaaaaaggtttatttatttgacagagaaatcacaagcaggtgtggggtgcggggtgggggggggagcaggctcctcactgagcagagagcctgatacagggctggatcccaggaccctgaaaccatgaccccagccagaggcagaggctttaacccactgagccacccaggcgacccgaTGACAGCCTTTTTAAGTAGaaatagtttgttttattttaatttatttatttgacagagctctcaagtaggcagagaggcaggcagagagggaggaggaagtgggctctgagttgagcagggagtctgatgggggactggatcccaggaccctgggatcatgacctgaaccgaaggcagatgctcaaccgactgagccactcaggcacccctaaacatagatttctaagtaaaaaaaaaattcttaagactGTTGAAGTTCTTATAGTTGATTTAGGAAATACAGAATAATCTAAAGCTAGTGTGACTTTATATaacaatcttaaaatattttgcatggTATTAGCCAAAGTGTATCTCCCTATCCTCAGAAAGGATACACAGTAGGCAGGTGTGGGCACATTCCTTCCAGTGTGGACAGAGGTTTCGGCTCACCCATGGGGCACTGTTGGTGCAGGGGTGCACCTGCTGGCCAGAGCCTGTGTCCTCCCACTgactctgccccatccccctgcAGACTTCACCCGAATGCAGGACATCCCAGAAGAGATCGAGAGTCGCGACGGGGAGCCTGTGGCTTCAGAGAGCTAAGGGGGCCCCTCACTCCGTCCTGTGCCCCCAGGAAGAACACACCAGGGGAGGCAAACTCTGGAGCCTCCAGTGTGCCGTCGGCAAGGGAACATTGGAAAGAACTGCCAACTGCCCCTGCCGGCTCTGGGGCTCCTCGGACCCCTGGGGCCGCTGGGAAGCTGGGGGGAAATGGGCCACAGCACCTCCTGCTGGTATCCAGGAGCTACACCACGGATGCCAGCTTTTCATGCCTTCTTCCCTCTACTttaggaaaatttatttatttattgtttattagtTACACGGGGAGTGGGGAGATTTAGAGGACCAGGGACACGGGAACCAAGCCATAGGGATGAGGGGGCCTTGTCCTGCAACACTACTGGGGCTTATTCAGGCTAAACAACGCCCCCCCCTCCAGCAACACCTGAGAGGCGGGTGCCAAGGACCAGGCCACCCTTCCAGAAGGGCTGTGGGCGGGGCCgtgctccccttccctcccctgctcactgctgggctcctttctctccatccatccTGGAGACCCCAGGGAGCTAGCCTGGCTCCCGGAGTCGAGGGCAAGGTGGCGGTGACGGCTctgttggagggggaggggaaagcccACGGGACCAGaatgttctttgttgttgttttcttttttgtaccaAAGCCAACTGCacgtgttttgtatttttaagagatgATTGTAGGCAATTAGAAATCACAGCCTTCTATCTGCGCTTATCAGAAGAgcttgcggggtgggggggaatggcGTCCTCTCACCGGCGGTAAAGGGGGACCTACTCTGACCTCTTCTCCAgccatttggaaaacatttaGGGTGAGTTGGGGAATCTCTGTGAACCCTGACCTCATCCGCACCTCAGCAGCCGTGACTGAAACCTCATTGTGAATTTGGGGGATTTTCCGGTGGACCCCCAGTGCCCACCAGCCCCTGCCATTTTCTGCCAAtttgattgtttaaaaaagaaaagataaagcaaGGAAAATTAAAGACCTGGAACCCCCACGAGTTGCTGTCTCCATGCTTGCCAGCCCTAGGGCCGCGCCAGTGTCCCCTCCAGAGGAGGGGCAGGCCACCTCCCCCGGCACAGGCCACTCCCATAACAAAGTGCCATGAGCCCTTGTTGTGGGCGCTGACAACCGCAAATACATGGGTCAAAATGAAGGGCACTTAGGGTCCAGGGGCTGTTGGGGATTCCAGAATTAGAAAACTGGTCTCAGCCTCATTTGCATGCCCTGCTCAGAAATGACCTCAGCCAGTGGCCCCCTCCCACCGGCGGGCCCAGTTCCTGCCAGCCTCTCTCCAGAGTCCTTCGTTTTCAGATTCAGCCCCCGCTCTGCCTCAGTCTAAAGTGTCAGAGCCCTGGGGCAACCTCTTCCAGGGGCAGCGGTTGGGTCAGTTTCAGTTCTGGGTTTTGCTCATTTCACTTCCTGTTTCTGGCTACtacccctggggctgggggaggggcagagggagggcagcGGGGCTGCCCAGGCCTGCCCCTGCGCACACCTCCTCAGGGGAGAGGAACTGAAATCCTCTGGCCACCTCTCCCCTGCACCCGCCCATCTGGCCTTCAGCAGGTGCTTTCTTGTCTGTACAGGGTCTGTGCCCGGGAGGGGGTGGGTCTGGAAAGGGAAGGCTCCCCTGACCAGGGTGGCCCAGCCTAGGGAGGCCCTGGCTCTCCACTTCCCTCCCAGCGTCTGGCTTCCGGACCTGGGGCTCCGCAGTGTGCAGCATCAGCTGGAAGCTGGGACCCCTCCAGGGTGCAGCGGACAGAGGACAACCACAGTGTGGGTGGGAGAGACTAGCACTCAGACCAAGAAAGGGGAATGCAGGTTCCTCCAACATGGTCTGATCTGGTGAAGGATGCCGGTCAGGAGAGATGCAGGGACTGGAGACACAGCGCAGGGCGGGCGTGGAGAAGCCCTCAGCCCACAGGGACAGCGCTGTGCATCCCCATTAATGCTGTCTCTCTGCCATTCCTTGACCCCAAGACCTGCTGTCCACCGTTCTCTGATGCTGGACATGAGTCTGGCAATGTCGCCCGTTCTCTCCTGGGCCCTTGCTGAGCCCTTCAGAAATCCAGTCTCAGCCTCCATCCTTCCCACTGCGGTCTCAAAGCTCTCC
The window above is part of the Mustela nigripes isolate SB6536 chromosome 10, MUSNIG.SB6536, whole genome shotgun sequence genome. Proteins encoded here:
- the ARHGEF2 gene encoding rho guanine nucleotide exchange factor 2 isoform X13, translating into MTGKAKAREKEKMKEAKDARYTNGHLFTTISVSGMTMCYACNKSITAKEALICPTCNVTIHNRCKDTLANCTKVKQKQQKAALLKNNTALQSVSLRSKTTPRERPSSAIYPSDSFRQSLLGSRRGRSSLSLAKSVSTTNIAGHFNEESPLGLRRILSQSTDSLNMRNRTLSVESLIDEGAEVIYSELMSDFETDERDFAADSWSLAVDSGFLQQQKKEVMKQQDVIYELIQTELHHVRTLKIMTRLFRAGMLEELQLEPGVVQGLFPCVDELSDIHTRFLSQLLERRRQSLCPGSTRNFVIHRLGDLLINQFSGPSAEQMRKTYSEFCSRHTKALKLYKELCARDKRFQQFIRKVTRSAVLKRHGVQECILLVTQRVTKYPVLISRILQHSHGPEEERQDLTTALGLVKELLSNVDQDVHELEKGARLQEIYHRMDPRAQAPVPGKGPFGREELLRRRLIHDGCLLWKTATGRFKDVLMLLMTDVLLFLQEKDQKYIFPALDKPSVVSLQNLIVRDIANQEKGMFLISAAPPEMYEVHTASRDDRSTWIRVIQQSVRVCPSREDFPLIETEHEAYLRRIKMELQQKDQALVELLQEKVGLFAEMTHFQVDEDGGGLTLPTLPRGLFRSESLECPRGERLLQDAIREVEGLKDLLVGPGVELLLTAREPALPGDLDSGGSTSPGVTANGEAGTFNGSTELCGTDSDSSRKVGLPQDRNGNQLRAPQELSHPEAWALSPPSPLSSGSAAATGQSLWASARPPGGRGAAGHADGGAVPRGPRAAGEAGARQLPGRGGRPRRARAARARQAGHRAGAPAATTRAAAGGAAALPAAGRGARHRGGQPGGAAPRERAGARAAGARGRGGPQAAGRAGPQRAAPGRGALGAQTAGPAAPQPPRGRRPVPELHAPAGPREAGPGQPRGAAAGQQRPGHGQRGGGGLPPVPAPQSARLHPNAGHPRRDRESRRGACGFRELRGPLTPSCAPRKNTPGEANSGASSVPSAREHWKELPTAPAGSGAPRTPGAAGKLGGNGPQHLLLVSRSYTTDASFSCLLPSTLGKFIYLLFISYTGSGEI
- the ARHGEF2 gene encoding rho guanine nucleotide exchange factor 2 isoform X4 → MSGISSLLGCSDPAGTLCQSSTAALSQSCSQLERGSGSWTGSPLQRTLSFLLGMTGKAKAREKEKMKEAKDARYTNGHLFTTISVSGMTMCYACNKSITAKEALICPTCNVTIHNRCKDTLANCTKVKQKQQKAALLKNNTALQSVSLRSKTTPRERPSSAIYPSDSFRQSLLGSRRGRSSLSLAKSVSTTNIAGHFNEESPLGLRRILSQSTDSLNMRNRTLSVESLIDEGAEVIYSELMSDFETDERDFAADSWSLAVDSGFLQQQKKEVMKQQDVIYELIQTELHHVRTLKIMTRLFRAGMLEELQLEPGVVQGLFPCVDELSDIHTRFLSQLLERRRQSLCPGSTRNFVIHRLGDLLINQFSGPSAEQMRKTYSEFCSRHTKALKLYKELCARDKRFQQFIRKVTRSAVLKRHGVQECILLVTQRVTKYPVLISRILQHSHGPEEERQDLTTALGLVKELLSNVDQDVHELEKGARLQEIYHRMDPRAQAPVPGKGPFGREELLRRRLIHDGCLLWKTATGRFKDVLMLLMTDVLLFLQEKDQKYIFPALDKPSVVSLQNLIVRDIANQEKGMFLISAAPPEMYEVHTASRDDRSTWIRVIQQSVRVCPSREDFPLIETEHEAYLRRIKMELQQKDQALVELLQEKVGLFAEMTHFQVDEDGGGLTLPTLPRGLFRSESLECPRGERLLQDAIREVEGLKDLLVGPGVELLLTAREPALPGDLDSGGSTSPGVTANGEAGTFNGSTELCGTDSDSSRKVGLPQDRNGNQLRAPQEEALQRLVNLYGLLHGLQAAVAQQDTLMEARFPEGPERREKLARANSRDGEAGRAAPAPPAPDKQATELALLQRQHALLQEELRRCRRLGEERATEAGSLEARLRESEQARARLEREAEEARRQLAALGHSEPPPAEAPWARRPLDPRRRSLPAGDALYLSFTPPQPSRGHERLDLSVTIRSVHRPFEDRERQDLGSPEERLQDSSDPDTGSEEEGGCRLSPPHSPRDFTRMQDIPEEIESRDGEPVASES
- the ARHGEF2 gene encoding rho guanine nucleotide exchange factor 2 isoform X5, which gives rise to MSGISSLLGCSDPAGTLCQSSTAALSQSCSQLERGSGSWTGSPLQRTLSFLLGMTGKAKAREKEKMKEAKDARYTNGHLFTTISVSGMTMCYACNKSITAKEALICPTCNVTIHNRCKDTLANCTKVKQKQQKAALLKNNTALQSVSLRSKTTPRERPSSAIYPSDSFRQSLLGSRRGRSSLSLAKSVSTTNIAGHFNEESPLGLRRILSQSTDSLNMRNRTLSVESLIDEGAEVIYSELMSDFETDERDFAADSWSLAVDSGFLQQQKKEVMKQQDVIYELIQTELHHVRTLKIMTRLFRAGMLEELQLEPGVVQGLFPCVDELSDIHTRFLSQLLERRRQSLCPGSTRNFVIHRLGDLLINQFSGPSAEQMRKTYSEFCSRHTKALKLYKELCARDKRFQQFIRKVTRSAVLKRHGVQECILLVTQRVTKYPVLISRILQHSHGPEEERQDLTTALGLVKELLSNVDQDVHELEKGARLQEIYHRMDPRAQAPVPGKGPFGREELLRRRLIHDGCLLWKTATGRFKDVLMLLMTDVLLFLQEKDQKYIFPALDKPSVVSLQNLIVRDIANQEKGMFLISAAPPEMYEVHTASRDDRSTWIRVIQQSVRVCPSREDFPLIETEHEAYLRRIKMELQQKDQALVELLQEKVGLFAEMTHFQVDEDGGGLTLPTLPRGLFRSESLECPRGERLLQDAIREVEGLKDLLVGPGVELLLTAREPALPGDLDSGGSTSPGVTANGEAGTFNGSTELCGTDSDSSRKDRNGNQLRAPQEEALQRLVNLYGLLHGLQAAVAQQDTLMEARFPEGPERREKLARANSRDGEAGRAAPAPPAPDKQATELALLQRQHALLQEELRRCRRLGEERATEAGSLEARLRESEQARARLEREAEEARRQLAALGHSEPPPAEAPWARRPLDPRRRSLPAGDALYLSFTPPQPSRGHERLDLSVTIRSVHRPFEDRERQDLGSPEERLQDSSDPDTGSEEEGGCRLSPPHSPRDFTRMQDIPEEIESRDGEPVASES
- the ARHGEF2 gene encoding rho guanine nucleotide exchange factor 2 isoform X11, with translation MPGREGPGVLRALAPVPSLLLPPLSQAREKEKMKEAKDARYTNGHLFTTISVSGMTMCYACNKSITAKEALICPTCNVTIHNRCKDTLANCTKVKQKQQKAALLKNNTALQSVSLRSKTTPRERPSSAIYPSDSFRQSLLGSRRGRSSLSLAKSVSTTNIAGHFNEESPLGLRRILSQSTDSLNMRNRTLSVESLIDEGAEVIYSELMSDFETDERDFAADSWSLAVDSGFLQQQKKEVMKQQDVIYELIQTELHHVRTLKIMTRLFRAGMLEELQLEPGVVQGLFPCVDELSDIHTRFLSQLLERRRQSLCPGSTRNFVIHRLGDLLINQFSGPSAEQMRKTYSEFCSRHTKALKLYKELCARDKRFQQFIRKVTRSAVLKRHGVQECILLVTQRVTKYPVLISRILQHSHGPEEERQDLTTALGLVKELLSNVDQDVHELEKGARLQEIYHRMDPRAQAPVPGKGPFGREELLRRRLIHDGCLLWKTATGRFKDVLMLLMTDVLLFLQEKDQKYIFPALDKPSVVSLQNLIVRDIANQEKGMFLISAAPPEMYEVHTASRDDRSTWIRVIQQSVRVCPSREDFPLIETEHEAYLRRIKMELQQKDQALVELLQEKVGLFAEMTHFQVDEDGGGLTLPTLPRGLFRSESLECPRGERLLQDAIREVEGLKDLLVGPGVELLLTAREPALPGDLDSGGSTSPGVTANGEAGTFNGSTELCGTDSDSSRKVGLPQDRNGNQLRAPQELSHPEAWALSPPSPLSSGSAAATGQSLWASARPPGGRGAAGHADGGAVPRGPRAAGEAGARQLPGRGGRPRRARAARARQAGHRAGAPAATTRAAAGGAAALPAAGRGARHRGGQPGGAAPRERAGARAAGARGRGGPQAAGRAGPQRAAPGRGALGAQTAGPAAPQPPRGRRPVPELHAPAGPREAGPGQPRGAAAGQQRPGHGQRGGGGLPPVPAPQSARLHPNAGHPRRDRESRRGACGFRELRGPLTPSCAPRKNTPGEANSGASSVPSAREHWKELPTAPAGSGAPRTPGAAGKLGGNGPQHLLLVSRSYTTDASFSCLLPSTLGKFIYLLFISYTGSGEI